TTGACAAATAAATATTACTGTGTTTGAAGCCGGCTTCAACAAGACGCTGCGTCACGAATTTCATCATTAAAGGCGGCCCACACACAATCGCCGGTGAACTCGCCACATCAACAGGAATTTCATCGAGGATTACTGTCACCACACCGACCTTTCCCTGCCAGGAATCATCCCCCACATCAACGGTAAGAAGAATATCCACCCCATCTATCTTTTCCCATTCCGGGATTAAATGCTTATAAACAATGTCATTCGGTGTCCGAGCACCGTATCTTATATAAATTTTCTTGTAATCTTTGATATTATGGAGAAGCGCCAAAAACAGAGAACGGAGAGGTGCAAAACCCACGCCACCTCCAACGATAAAGATCTCTTTCCCTTTGAATTCTTTTAAAGGATAGGGTTTACCAAAAGGACCTCTTACACCGACCTGATCCCCCTCTTTCAACTCAAATAGAGCACTCGTGACCCGTCCCACCTTCATAATAGTAAATTCAAGGTCATCTCCGTGAGGAGAAGAAGAAGGAGTAAAGGGCGCTTCGCCGACTCCAGGCACGGTCAGTTCGGCGAATTGACCCGCCTCGAACTGTATCGGCATTCCATCAAGAATAAAGGTCGTGATATTAGAGGTCTCAGGTATTATCTTCTTTATTTTTACAGGTATAGAATAATATGGGTTCACAGCTTCCATAAAATCTCCCTTATATCAATCTTTGCTGAACAACCACGATAACATCTGCCGCATCCTGAACATGAATAGATACCTTCGTATGCTTTAAAATAATCGAATTTGCAGAGGAAACGATTCCAGAAGCGTTCATCCAGACTGCTGCGGGGATTGGCACCGCCACCGACCCGTGCATAAGCGGCATAGTAACAGACATCCCACGTTCTTACACGTTCGAACTCCTTACCTTTTTTATAATCACTCAACAAGAAACAGTAACAGGTCGGACAGGCATGCAAACAAGCGAAACATTCAACACAGTCCTCCCTTATTTCATGCTTGAATTTTTCATCAACCTTTTCAAGACGTTCAGCCAGATCTTCTTTAAACGGCTTTTCATTGATCTTATTGAGTTTTTTCACGGCGTTCTTTCGTATCCTGCTCCGTTCTTTTTCGTCTTCTTTGGTTGCCTCTTTAAAGAGAGCACTGTTGTCATCTATGATCTTTTCGCCTTTTTTCGTAAATGCCTCAAACAAAAGGCCGCTGTCGATCTTGGTGAAGTTCAAGTCACATACCGCCTCGGCATAGGGATTCAATCCCACCAGATTACAGAAACAGCAGTCCTCTGGTTCAGGACAATCAGCCGAAATCAATATCGTATTCTCTCTTTTTTTCTTATAGAGCGGGTCGACCGGTTCGGCATTCAAAAACACCCGATCATAGATGTCAACGCCCCTTAAATCACAGTTTTTGATACCGAAGAGATATTGTTTTTTCGCTTTAACCGCCGTATCTTTCGGGAATTTCGCCACCACTGCACGACTCGGGAACAGAAAATGCTTTATGTTCTCCGCTGTCCTTACCTTTTCAAAATCGGGTTCAAATTCTTTATCCTTATCGAACTTGACGAGATGTGTTTTGTCGTCTTCAGAAACAGGATAAAAAACCAAACCGTCTTCTGACAATTTTGCTACAAAGTCCAAAATTTTATCTGAGGGAAGTAGATAAAGTTTCATAGATTTTTATTATATTTATTTTTTTTCCTTTGTCAAGCATATTAAAAAGATCGATGATACGAGCAGCAGTCTCCATAATTTCGTCGCTCATTTTATCATAGGAGTGTGGTGTAACGCCTACAAACCAGACATCGGCACCACCACTGTCTTTAAGATAGCGATAGATTGAACTGAAAGGTAGATTATGGGTCGAAACCGAAAGAGGAGCATTCAACACAATCTCCTCATTCCTTAAAAAAACAGAACCGCCACCGTTGTTTTTGACCGCATCAAAAAAGATTATCAGGTCGGGTTGAAAAGAAAGAATTTTGTTGAGATAATTTTCCGGGTATAATTGGCAGTCGAGCGTTTTTAC
The sequence above is drawn from the candidate division WOR-3 bacterium genome and encodes:
- a CDS encoding oxidoreductase, which produces MEAVNPYYSIPVKIKKIIPETSNITTFILDGMPIQFEAGQFAELTVPGVGEAPFTPSSSPHGDDLEFTIMKVGRVTSALFELKEGDQVGVRGPFGKPYPLKEFKGKEIFIVGGGVGFAPLRSLFLALLHNIKDYKKIYIRYGARTPNDIVYKHLIPEWEKIDGVDILLTVDVGDDSWQGKVGVVTVILDEIPVDVASSPAIVCGPPLMMKFVTQRLVEAGFKHSNIYLSMEKNMSCGIGKCNHCRVGKFYVCKDGPVLTWEDVKDIEEPFL
- a CDS encoding hydrogenase maturation protease; translation: MKIVLCGMGNKERGDDGFGSYIVEKIKQTDTVKTLDCQLYPENYLNKILSFQPDLIIFFDAVKNNGGGSVFLRNEEIVLNAPLSVSTHNLPFSSIYRYLKDSGGADVWFVGVTPHSYDKMSDEIMETAARIIDLFNMLDKGKKINIIKIYETLSTSLR